The proteins below are encoded in one region of Thermus albus:
- a CDS encoding carbohydrate ABC transporter permease: protein MAYAAFMPKEAVYSGELFSKVGFSLENVRGLAKEGFWSRLFFSMMLSGGVVLLQLLTGLLAAYALRAGLGLLPFYLVLMAVPAELLLVPLYGILRGLSLLDTALALALPFAASPFVIYLVYQAMRGVPEELLEAARLDGAGHRVLLFQILFPLVRPTLVAAGVLAFAAHWNLVLYPRVMVSDPRLWTLQTWLTDLQRKYPTDWGLLSAAALFSVLPIALLYLLFERRVVATFEEGLKG, encoded by the coding sequence ATGGCCTACGCTGCTTTCATGCCCAAGGAAGCCGTGTACTCGGGGGAACTGTTCTCAAAGGTGGGTTTTAGCCTGGAGAACGTGCGGGGCTTGGCGAAAGAAGGGTTTTGGAGCCGGCTTTTCTTTTCCATGATGCTTTCTGGAGGGGTGGTCCTCCTTCAGCTCCTCACGGGCCTTTTGGCCGCTTACGCTTTGAGGGCTGGGCTTGGGCTTTTGCCCTTTTACCTGGTGCTTATGGCCGTACCCGCCGAGCTCCTTTTGGTACCCCTCTATGGCATTCTCAGAGGGCTTTCCCTTTTGGATACCGCCCTTGCCCTGGCCCTACCCTTTGCCGCTAGCCCCTTCGTCATCTACCTGGTCTACCAGGCCATGCGGGGGGTGCCGGAGGAGCTTTTGGAGGCGGCCAGGCTGGATGGGGCGGGGCACCGGGTGCTTCTTTTCCAGATCCTTTTCCCCTTGGTGCGGCCCACCCTGGTGGCGGCCGGGGTCTTGGCTTTTGCCGCCCACTGGAACCTGGTCCTTTACCCTAGGGTGATGGTCTCCGACCCCCGGCTTTGGACCCTCCAGACCTGGCTTACGGACCTGCAGCGCAAATACCCCACGGACTGGGGCCTTCTCTCCGCGGCCGCCCTCTTCTCGGTGTTGCCCATCGCCCTTCTCTATCTACTTTTTGAGCGGCGGGTGGTGGCCACCTTTGAGGAGGGGTTGAAGGGTTAG
- a CDS encoding ABC transporter permease — MLRLFLFELYKLFRLRSVGLGLMAAFLLPFLWALAPGLKEVYGLVLASGWQVASLSLMAGMEFLFPFLVVMAASESLGSEVSQGTLKSLLLHPLPRARFVLAKLFAALLYPFVLLSASFLGSLLAGLPHGLGGFYGGTGLGAGGFAGVGYVSGWEALGEVIRAHLLAGCVLLPLAALALLYATLFLSTTASALAAVATLLLMRLLVAFPALTPFLLTTYLDLHLRPSAAGLGLPLLFVYALGFALLAALVFDRKDL; from the coding sequence ATGCTTAGGCTTTTTCTCTTTGAACTCTACAAGCTTTTTCGCCTGCGCTCGGTGGGGCTGGGGCTTATGGCCGCCTTCCTCCTCCCCTTCCTCTGGGCCTTGGCCCCAGGGCTTAAGGAGGTGTACGGCCTGGTCCTGGCCTCGGGCTGGCAGGTGGCCTCCTTGAGCCTCATGGCGGGGATGGAGTTCCTCTTCCCCTTCCTGGTGGTCATGGCCGCCAGCGAGTCCTTGGGCAGCGAGGTAAGCCAGGGCACCCTAAAAAGCCTCCTCCTCCACCCCTTGCCCCGGGCCCGCTTTGTTTTGGCCAAGCTCTTCGCCGCCCTCCTTTACCCTTTCGTCCTCCTTTCGGCAAGCTTCCTGGGAAGCCTCTTGGCGGGCCTGCCCCATGGGCTTGGAGGATTTTACGGGGGCACGGGGCTTGGAGCCGGGGGGTTTGCTGGGGTGGGGTATGTAAGCGGCTGGGAAGCCCTTGGGGAGGTCATCCGCGCCCACCTGCTAGCGGGATGCGTGCTTTTGCCCCTGGCTGCCCTGGCCCTCCTTTACGCCACCCTCTTCCTCTCTACCACGGCAAGCGCCTTGGCGGCGGTAGCCACCCTTCTTCTCATGCGCCTTCTGGTGGCCTTCCCCGCCCTCACCCCTTTCCTCCTCACCACCTATTTGGACCTGCACCTTAGGCCAAGCGCAGCTGGGCTTGGTCTTCCCCTGCTTTTCGTCTACGCCTTGGGCTTTGCCCTCCTGGCGGCTTTGGTCTTTGACCGCAAGGACCTCTAG
- a CDS encoding E3 binding domain-containing protein, with protein MAEPKITPLARRLAEENGIDWRRLQGTGPEGTIVERDILAFLARVMAGEVDLPPAPEEPPPPLPEEELKRVQEVLNREGVDLEDVLPETPRTPTLAVEEVAEEELDLEPALEDLELDLEEDLLLAEESSPTPVEEEALFLPEDQGEEALLELLEEAEEELEDLLLGGKEEAPPLEPLEALEELEEAFSEEPTLAQAPEEDLLPPQPPPAPGKEAKPPEPTLAAAIPPPIPAPGLPTPPTPSLLKVYRLRFNPDGLRNALQAFRRVHGVPENPLPFLLKAAERALAELELPFRPLIGLVVGDGVRGVRPAHGFLALFRQEPVAGEEAEGLLCFATEEEVHTGQPSLFLSQEGVLAASGLEAPLARKLLERVALYLENPVLLLA; from the coding sequence ATGGCCGAACCCAAGATCACGCCCTTAGCCCGGCGCCTGGCCGAGGAAAACGGCATTGACTGGCGCAGGCTCCAGGGCACCGGTCCCGAGGGCACCATCGTGGAGCGGGACATCCTAGCCTTTTTGGCCAGGGTGATGGCGGGGGAGGTGGATCTTCCCCCCGCGCCCGAAGAACCCCCACCCCCCCTCCCGGAGGAAGAGTTGAAACGCGTACAGGAAGTTCTGAATCGGGAAGGGGTGGACCTGGAAGACGTCCTCCCGGAAACGCCCAGGACCCCCACCCTGGCGGTGGAGGAGGTAGCCGAGGAGGAATTGGACCTGGAGCCTGCCCTGGAGGACCTGGAGCTGGATCTGGAAGAGGATCTCCTTCTGGCCGAGGAATCCAGCCCTACCCCCGTGGAGGAGGAGGCCCTTTTTCTCCCCGAAGACCAAGGGGAGGAAGCCCTCCTGGAGCTCCTCGAGGAGGCGGAAGAGGAGCTGGAAGACCTGCTTCTCGGCGGCAAGGAGGAAGCCCCTCCCCTAGAGCCCCTGGAGGCCCTGGAAGAGCTGGAGGAAGCGTTCTCCGAGGAGCCCACCCTCGCCCAGGCCCCAGAGGAGGACCTTCTTCCCCCCCAGCCTCCCCCAGCCCCAGGGAAGGAGGCCAAGCCCCCAGAACCCACCTTGGCCGCGGCCATCCCCCCACCTATCCCAGCTCCAGGCCTCCCCACCCCCCCCACGCCTTCCCTTTTAAAGGTGTACCGGCTGCGCTTTAATCCCGATGGGCTTAGGAATGCCCTTCAGGCCTTCCGTAGGGTCCACGGGGTTCCCGAAAACCCCCTGCCCTTCCTCCTCAAGGCGGCGGAAAGGGCTCTGGCGGAACTGGAGCTCCCCTTTAGGCCCCTTATCGGCCTGGTGGTGGGGGATGGGGTGCGGGGCGTGAGGCCTGCCCATGGCTTTCTCGCCCTCTTCCGCCAGGAGCCCGTGGCGGGGGAGGAAGCCGAAGGGCTTCTTTGCTTTGCCACGGAGGAGGAGGTCCACACGGGCCAGCCGAGCCTTTTCCTCTCCCAAGAGGGCGTCCTGGCCGCCTCGGGCCTCGAGGCGCCCCTGGCCCGGAAGCTCCTGGAACGGGTGGCCCTTTACCTGGAAAACCCCGTGCTCCTACTGGCCTAG
- a CDS encoding ABC transporter ATP-binding protein, which yields MEALRLEGLSKRYGRKPILEGVNLSIRPGEVYALAGPNGSGKTTLIRLVTGLAFPTAGRALLLGEDVHQNPQARRHLGAVVEAPAAFYPYLTGRENLRMQAYLAGIKDEGRISEVLARLRLLAVADQKVGSYSLGQRQRLGLAAAILHRPKILVLDEPTSGLDPEGVELVHGLLQEMAREGVAVLLSTHHLEEVSRYAHKVGILGGGRLLDEVRLEGREVFRLEAEPLEGALALLKALPQVASARIQGQAILFEGSSEAALQALLREGYRVRALHPQGFDLRVYYQERVKHA from the coding sequence ATGGAGGCCTTAAGGCTAGAGGGGCTGAGCAAGCGCTACGGGAGAAAGCCCATCCTAGAAGGGGTAAACCTCTCCATCCGCCCCGGGGAGGTGTACGCCTTGGCGGGGCCTAACGGCTCGGGAAAGACCACCCTGATCCGCCTGGTCACGGGCCTGGCTTTTCCCACGGCAGGCCGGGCCCTCCTTTTGGGGGAGGATGTGCACCAGAATCCCCAAGCCCGGCGCCACCTAGGGGCGGTGGTGGAGGCCCCCGCCGCCTTCTACCCCTACCTCACGGGCCGGGAGAACCTGAGGATGCAGGCGTACTTGGCAGGGATTAAGGACGAAGGCCGCATCAGCGAGGTGCTGGCCCGGCTTAGGCTGCTTGCCGTGGCCGACCAGAAGGTGGGTAGCTACTCCCTAGGCCAAAGGCAGCGCTTGGGCCTGGCGGCGGCCATCCTGCACCGGCCCAAGATCCTGGTCCTAGACGAGCCCACCAGCGGCCTGGACCCCGAAGGGGTGGAGCTGGTCCATGGCCTGCTGCAGGAGATGGCCCGAGAAGGGGTGGCGGTCCTCCTTTCCACCCACCACCTGGAGGAGGTAAGCCGCTACGCCCACAAGGTGGGCATCCTGGGCGGGGGCAGGCTTTTGGACGAGGTGCGCCTCGAGGGGCGCGAGGTCTTTCGCCTCGAGGCTGAGCCCCTGGAAGGAGCCCTCGCCCTCCTTAAGGCCTTGCCCCAGGTGGCCTCGGCGCGAATCCAGGGGCAAGCCATCCTCTTTGAGGGGAGCAGTGAGGCCGCCCTCCAGGCCCTCCTCCGGGAGGGGTACCGGGTGAGGGCCCTCCACCCCCAAGGCTTTGACCTGAGGGTGTACTACCAGGAGAGGGTGAAGCATGCTTAG
- a CDS encoding replication-associated recombination protein A → MKGMEPLAERLRPRSLDEVLGQPHLTGPKGLLRRMLEGRKLSSMVLFGPPGTGKTTLARILAEGVGKPFLALSAVEAGLKEVRGAVERARKEGGLVLFLDEVHRFNRAQQDALLPHLESGLLILIGATAENPAFELTPALRSRLRFFPLRPLSPEDLLALLKKALNDPRGLPGTPFEEEALHLLAQAAAGDARFALNTLELAASLGEVSVRTVREALGAERFAMDKGGDWFYDLVSALHKSLRGSHVDAALYYLARLLKAGADPLYLARRLIRVAVEDVGLADPLALRLAVAAKEAYEAMGSPEGELALVEAAVYLALAPKSNSLYVAWERAQEAAQAHPEAPVPLHLRNAPTSLARSLGHGQGYAYYHEDKEGSFAQSYLPEGLEDLLLFEAQGEGWEERIHQRLRVLRERFRKA, encoded by the coding sequence ATGAAGGGGATGGAACCCCTGGCCGAGCGCCTTAGACCCCGCTCCTTGGACGAGGTCCTGGGCCAGCCCCACCTCACCGGGCCAAAGGGTCTTTTAAGGCGCATGCTGGAGGGAAGGAAGCTTTCCTCCATGGTTCTCTTCGGTCCCCCGGGCACGGGCAAGACCACCCTGGCCCGGATCCTGGCCGAGGGGGTGGGAAAGCCTTTTTTGGCCCTTTCCGCAGTGGAGGCCGGGCTTAAGGAGGTAAGGGGAGCGGTGGAAAGGGCCAGGAAGGAGGGGGGTCTGGTCCTTTTCCTGGACGAGGTTCACCGCTTCAATCGGGCCCAGCAGGATGCCCTTCTCCCCCACCTGGAGTCGGGGCTCCTCATCCTAATCGGGGCTACCGCGGAAAACCCCGCCTTTGAGCTCACCCCAGCCCTCCGCTCCCGCCTGCGCTTCTTCCCCTTAAGGCCCCTCTCCCCGGAGGATCTCCTAGCCCTCCTCAAAAAGGCCCTCAACGACCCTAGGGGCCTCCCGGGAACCCCCTTTGAGGAGGAAGCCCTCCACCTCCTGGCCCAGGCGGCCGCAGGCGACGCCCGCTTCGCCCTCAACACCCTGGAGCTGGCCGCCTCCTTGGGAGAGGTAAGCGTAAGGACCGTACGGGAAGCCCTGGGCGCCGAGCGTTTCGCCATGGACAAGGGCGGGGACTGGTTTTACGACCTGGTCTCCGCCCTGCACAAAAGCCTCCGGGGAAGCCACGTGGATGCCGCCCTTTACTACCTGGCCAGGCTCCTTAAGGCCGGGGCCGACCCCCTTTACCTGGCCCGCCGCCTCATCCGGGTGGCGGTGGAGGATGTGGGTCTTGCCGACCCCTTGGCCCTGCGCCTGGCGGTGGCGGCCAAGGAGGCCTACGAGGCCATGGGAAGCCCGGAAGGGGAGCTGGCCTTGGTGGAGGCCGCCGTCTACCTGGCCCTGGCCCCCAAGTCCAATAGCCTCTATGTGGCTTGGGAAAGGGCTCAGGAAGCCGCCCAGGCCCACCCCGAAGCCCCGGTCCCCCTCCACCTGCGAAACGCCCCCACCTCCCTGGCCCGCTCCTTGGGCCATGGCCAAGGATATGCCTATTACCACGAGGACAAGGAGGGAAGCTTCGCCCAAAGCTACCTGCCCGAGGGCCTCGAGGACCTCCTCCTCTTTGAAGCCCAGGGGGAAGGCTGGGAAGAACGCATCCACCAGCGGCTTAGGGTCCTCAGGGAAAGATTCCGCAAAGCCTAA
- a CDS encoding aminopeptidase yields the protein MEARFAELLAAYCLEAQEGETVLVEAETPALPLLPYLKRAFLKRGAYPLFRIGYPGEGRDFLLHGGAWLERIPEVERALYEKADKFLRILSAENPLEVASLDPGLSLRHQRAWRALAELRLGKPWALTLYPTVGYAVGAGMGTEEFREYLKGALFLDREDPVGAWQALSRFQEALIQKLSQGKELRILAPGTDLRLSVVGRRWINSDGRRNMPSGEVFTGPLEDSAEGEVRFNLPAFVGGRRVEGVYLRFKGGEVVEARAERGEEYLLAALATDEGARRLGEVGIGTNFGLTRPTGLILLDEKMGGTVHLALGRSYPETGGKNQSAFHWDLVLSLGEGSLLLDGEPLVEKGRFIGISEPHPFTP from the coding sequence GTGGAAGCCAGGTTCGCGGAACTCTTGGCGGCCTACTGCCTCGAGGCCCAAGAAGGGGAGACGGTGTTGGTGGAAGCCGAGACCCCAGCCCTGCCCCTTTTGCCCTATCTCAAGCGGGCCTTCCTCAAGCGGGGGGCCTATCCTCTTTTCCGCATCGGCTACCCGGGGGAAGGGCGGGATTTCCTCCTCCACGGGGGGGCTTGGCTGGAGAGGATACCGGAGGTGGAGCGCGCTCTTTATGAGAAGGCGGACAAGTTCCTGCGCATTCTTTCCGCGGAAAACCCCCTGGAGGTAGCCTCCCTGGACCCAGGGCTTTCCCTCAGGCACCAACGGGCCTGGCGGGCTTTAGCGGAGCTTCGCCTTGGAAAGCCCTGGGCCCTCACCCTCTACCCCACGGTGGGCTACGCTGTGGGGGCGGGGATGGGCACGGAAGAGTTTCGGGAGTACCTTAAGGGAGCCTTATTCCTGGACCGGGAAGACCCCGTGGGGGCCTGGCAGGCCCTTTCCCGTTTCCAAGAGGCCTTGATCCAAAAACTTTCCCAGGGGAAGGAGCTTCGCATCTTGGCCCCGGGTACGGACCTAAGGCTATCCGTGGTGGGAAGGAGGTGGATCAACTCCGATGGCCGCCGCAACATGCCCTCGGGGGAGGTGTTTACGGGTCCCCTCGAGGACTCCGCCGAGGGCGAGGTGCGCTTTAACCTGCCCGCCTTTGTGGGGGGAAGGCGGGTGGAGGGGGTGTACTTGCGCTTTAAGGGGGGTGAGGTGGTGGAAGCCCGGGCAGAAAGGGGAGAAGAGTACCTTCTTGCGGCCCTTGCCACCGACGAAGGGGCCAGGCGGCTTGGCGAGGTGGGCATCGGCACCAACTTTGGCCTCACCCGCCCCACCGGGCTCATCCTCTTGGACGAGAAGATGGGGGGTACGGTGCACCTGGCCCTGGGACGGAGCTATCCGGAAACGGGTGGGAAGAACCAAAGTGCCTTCCACTGGGACCTGGTGCTTTCCTTGGGAGAAGGGAGCCTTCTTTTAGACGGGGAGCCCCTGGTGGAGAAGGGCCGCTTTATAGGCATCTCCGAACCTCATCCCTTCACCCCCTAG
- a CDS encoding CaiB/BaiF CoA transferase family protein has protein sequence MPPLSGIKVLDLSRVLAGPLCTMILADLGAEVIKVEPPWGDETRGWGPPFVQGESAYFLSVNRGKRSLALDLKTPEGQEVVRRLAQGADVLVENFKTGDLKRYRLDYESLKELNPRLVYLSITGFGHTGPRAQEPGYDAALQGYTGIMSVTGEPAGPPMKVGVAWIDVMTGMMGAVAVLAALLERERSGLGQHIDLSLFDVGLFALANLGESYLLTGKPPRRLGNAHAQIVPYGAFPAADGWLVLAVGNDEQFAKLCQVLGLPDLLRRFPTNRERVEAREEVVEAISAVLKAQPRAHWLEKLRAAGVPAAPVNDLAEAFQDPQAQAREAIWTLSHPLLGPLPTLANPLRFLSRTPAKPSLPPPLLGGHTEEVLRKAGYAPEEVARLVEKGVVRTAPQRKG, from the coding sequence ATGCCACCCCTTTCCGGCATCAAGGTGTTGGACCTTTCCCGGGTGCTGGCAGGCCCCCTTTGCACCATGATCCTGGCCGACTTAGGGGCCGAGGTCATCAAGGTGGAACCCCCCTGGGGGGACGAAACCCGGGGCTGGGGACCTCCTTTTGTCCAGGGGGAAAGTGCCTACTTCCTCTCCGTGAACCGAGGAAAGCGGAGTTTGGCCTTGGACTTGAAAACCCCAGAGGGCCAGGAGGTGGTGCGGAGGCTAGCCCAAGGCGCCGATGTCTTGGTGGAGAACTTCAAAACCGGGGACCTGAAGCGCTACCGTCTGGATTACGAAAGCCTTAAAGAGCTAAACCCCCGCCTGGTCTACCTTTCCATCACCGGTTTCGGCCACACGGGACCCCGGGCCCAAGAACCCGGGTACGACGCCGCCTTGCAGGGCTATACCGGCATCATGTCCGTCACCGGGGAGCCAGCGGGCCCCCCCATGAAGGTGGGGGTGGCCTGGATTGACGTGATGACGGGCATGATGGGAGCGGTGGCCGTGCTTGCCGCCCTTTTGGAGCGGGAAAGAAGCGGCCTCGGCCAGCACATAGACCTTTCCCTCTTTGACGTGGGCCTCTTCGCCCTGGCCAACCTGGGGGAAAGCTACCTGCTTACGGGGAAACCCCCAAGGCGCCTGGGCAACGCCCACGCCCAGATCGTGCCCTATGGGGCCTTTCCCGCCGCAGACGGCTGGCTGGTTTTAGCGGTGGGGAACGACGAGCAGTTTGCCAAACTGTGCCAGGTCCTGGGGCTACCCGACCTCTTAAGGCGCTTCCCCACAAACCGGGAGCGGGTGGAGGCCCGGGAGGAGGTGGTGGAGGCCATCTCCGCCGTCCTTAAGGCCCAACCCCGAGCCCACTGGCTGGAAAAGCTTAGGGCCGCCGGGGTTCCTGCCGCTCCGGTGAACGACCTGGCGGAAGCCTTCCAAGACCCCCAGGCCCAGGCCCGGGAAGCCATCTGGACCCTATCCCATCCCCTCCTGGGACCCCTGCCCACCCTGGCCAACCCCTTGCGCTTTCTCTCCCGCACCCCCGCAAAACCTTCCCTACCCCCGCCCCTTTTGGGAGGGCACACGGAAGAGGTGTTGAGGAAAGCCGGGTACGCCCCCGAAGAAGTGGCCCGGCTTGTGGAAAAGGGGGTGGTCCGTACGGCGCCTCAGAGAAAGGGGTGA
- the uvrB gene encoding excinuclease ABC subunit UvrB yields the protein MPFRYHGPSPKGDQPKAIGELVEALRDGERFVTLLGATGTGKTVTMAKVVEALGRPALVLAPNKILAAQLAAEFRELFPENAVEYFISYYDYYQPEAYVPGKDLYIEKDASINPEIERLRHSTTRSLLTRRDVVVVASVSAIYGLGDPREYRQRNLVVERGALYPREALLERLLELGYTRNDIDLAPGRFRARGEVLEIFPAYETEPLRVELFGDEVERILQVHPITGERLRELPGFVLFPATHYLSPEGLEGILKEIEKELWERVRYFEERGEVLYAQRLKERTLYDLEMLRVMGTCPGVENYARYFTGKAPGEPPYTLLDYFPEDFLVFLDESHVTVPQLMGMYRGDYARKKTLVDYGFRLPSALDNRPLRFEEFLERVPQVVFVSATPGPFELEHSSRVVEQIIRPTGLLDPLVVVKPTADQILDLMEGIRERAERGERTLVTVLTMRMAEELTAFLQEHGIRARYLHHELDAFERQALIRDLRLGHFDALVGINLLREGLDIPEVSLVAILDADKTGFLRSERSLIQTIGRAARNARGEVWLYADTVSEAMEKAIRETNRRRALQEAYNREHGITPMTVRKEVRAIIRPEEYGEGVPLGAFEGEDLRERIAELELLMWQAAEALDFERAARIRDEIRALEARLQGLPTPEPTGGRRRRRRR from the coding sequence ATGCCCTTCCGCTACCATGGCCCAAGCCCCAAGGGGGACCAGCCCAAGGCCATCGGGGAACTGGTGGAAGCCCTGAGGGACGGGGAGCGCTTCGTCACCCTCCTGGGGGCCACGGGGACAGGGAAGACGGTGACCATGGCCAAGGTGGTGGAGGCCCTGGGGCGGCCGGCCCTGGTCCTGGCCCCCAACAAGATCCTGGCGGCCCAGCTGGCGGCGGAGTTTAGGGAGCTTTTCCCGGAAAACGCCGTGGAGTACTTCATCAGCTACTACGACTACTACCAGCCCGAGGCCTACGTGCCGGGGAAGGACCTCTACATTGAGAAGGACGCCAGCATCAACCCCGAGATTGAGCGCCTCCGCCACTCCACCACCCGTAGCCTCCTCACCCGCAGGGATGTGGTGGTGGTGGCCTCGGTGTCGGCCATCTACGGCCTGGGGGACCCCCGGGAGTACCGGCAAAGGAACCTGGTGGTGGAACGGGGGGCCCTCTACCCCCGGGAGGCCCTTTTGGAGAGGCTTCTGGAGCTGGGGTATACCCGGAACGATATAGACCTCGCCCCGGGCCGGTTCCGGGCCAGGGGGGAGGTCCTGGAGATCTTTCCCGCCTACGAGACGGAGCCCCTCCGGGTGGAGCTCTTTGGGGATGAGGTGGAGCGCATCCTCCAGGTGCACCCCATCACGGGGGAGAGGCTAAGGGAGCTTCCCGGCTTTGTCCTCTTTCCCGCCACCCACTACCTTTCCCCCGAGGGGCTGGAGGGGATCCTAAAGGAGATAGAGAAGGAGCTATGGGAACGGGTCCGCTACTTTGAGGAAAGGGGGGAGGTCCTCTACGCCCAGCGCCTCAAGGAGCGCACCCTTTACGACCTGGAGATGCTGAGGGTCATGGGCACCTGCCCGGGGGTGGAGAACTACGCCCGCTACTTCACCGGCAAGGCCCCGGGGGAGCCCCCCTACACCCTTTTGGACTATTTCCCTGAGGACTTCCTGGTCTTCCTGGACGAGTCCCACGTGACCGTGCCCCAGCTCATGGGCATGTACCGGGGGGACTATGCTCGCAAGAAGACCCTGGTGGACTACGGCTTTCGCCTCCCCAGCGCCCTGGACAACAGACCCTTGCGCTTTGAGGAGTTCTTGGAGCGGGTGCCCCAGGTGGTCTTCGTCTCCGCCACCCCGGGGCCCTTTGAGCTGGAGCATTCCAGCCGGGTGGTGGAGCAGATCATCCGCCCCACGGGCCTTTTGGACCCCCTGGTGGTGGTGAAGCCCACGGCGGACCAGATCCTGGACCTCATGGAGGGGATCCGGGAGAGGGCCGAGAGGGGGGAAAGGACCTTGGTCACCGTCCTCACGATGCGCATGGCGGAGGAGCTCACCGCCTTCTTGCAGGAGCACGGCATAAGGGCCCGGTACCTGCACCACGAGCTGGACGCCTTTGAGCGCCAGGCCCTGATCCGGGACCTTAGGCTTGGGCATTTTGACGCCCTGGTGGGGATCAACCTCTTAAGGGAGGGCCTGGACATCCCCGAGGTCTCCCTCGTGGCCATCCTGGACGCCGACAAGACGGGTTTCTTGAGGAGTGAGCGGAGCCTCATCCAGACCATAGGCCGGGCCGCCCGGAACGCCCGGGGGGAGGTCTGGCTCTATGCGGACACGGTTTCCGAGGCCATGGAGAAGGCCATCCGGGAGACCAACCGGAGGAGGGCCCTGCAGGAGGCCTACAACCGGGAGCACGGCATCACCCCCATGACGGTGCGGAAGGAGGTCAGGGCCATCATCCGGCCCGAGGAGTACGGGGAAGGGGTACCCCTGGGGGCCTTTGAGGGGGAGGACCTAAGGGAGCGCATCGCCGAGCTGGAGCTTCTCATGTGGCAGGCGGCAGAGGCCTTGGACTTTGAGCGGGCGGCCCGGATCCGGGATGAGATTCGGGCCCTCGAGGCCCGCCTGCAAGGCCTCCCGACCCCTGAGCCTACGGGGGGGCGCAGGCGGCGGAGGCGCCGCTAG